A genomic window from Cryptomeria japonica unplaced genomic scaffold, Sugi_1.0 HiC_scaffold_360, whole genome shotgun sequence includes:
- the LOC131032948 gene encoding F-box/FBD/LRR-repeat protein At1g13570-like: MARKRSRLTLDDLPDCILPLILSKIPFKQAVHCSLVSKGWKFCWTFAKNLKFPEDFFSSSRSPTEIQNIIDLIFERHSGPLEVFELNNVRFCCSSDKISDWIHRAALKGVQEIKIVEKVSEIYEVPAAIFLCQNLRSLALKNFLLTNLPDGFGGLADLTTLDLCNVDLNDKIVELMLQLCPGLETLILSNCNGLERLKICSKSFIALSISSKIKAITASCPRLTSLTLLLDNTETKLDLPACLSLCTNAGLESFTALRTLRRITFLNGIFWRDVKILKEFPDLEHMCVHKGQCSDTDFFRLDDEAILPLENLKWVHLNITYFHHPVHLLSCLFGIAPALKTLLISRKKGFNGVRAQEFINLAWNLQRPSTETKVFLSRCTANEKICVDCDLVNFI; encoded by the exons ATGGCTCGCAAAAGAAGTCGATTAACCTTAGACGACTTGCCAGATTGCATTCTGCCCCTCATTCTCAGTAAAATTCCTTTCAAACAAGCAGTTCATTGTTCACTTGTCTCAAAAGGATGGAAATTTTGCTGGACATttgcaaaaaatctaaaatttccaGAGGATTTCTTTTCTTCATCGCGTAGCCCTACTGAAATCCAAAATATAATAGATCTTATTTTTGAGCGTCATTCTGGTCCGCTTGAGGTTTTCGAGCTTAACAATGTTCGATTCTGCTGTTCAAGTGACAAGATTTCTGATTGGATTCATCGTGCTGCTCTTAAAGGCGTGCAAGAGATTAAGATTGTAGAGAAGGTTTCAGAAATTTATGAAGTTCCGGCAGCCATATTTTTATGTCAAAATCTCAGATCTTTGGCTTTAAAGAATTTTCTGCTGACAAATCTACCAGACGGTTTTGGTGGCTTGGCCGACCTGACAACATTGGATCTTTGTAATGTTGATCTGAATGACAAGATCGTTGAGCTCATGTTGCAATTATGTCCAGGTTTGGAAACCTTAATCCTTAGTAACTGCAATGGACTTGAAAGATTAAAGATATGTTCAAAGAGTTTCATTGCTCTGTCTATCTCCTCTAAAATCAAAGCAATAACAGCAAGTTGTCCGCGATTAACAAGCCTTACATTATTGCTTGATAACACCGAGACGAAATTGGATTTGCCAGCATGTTTAAGCCTGTGTACAAATGCAGGACTTGAATCATTTACAGCTCTAAGAACTCTTAGAAGAATTACCTTTTTGAACGGCATTTTTTGGCGCGATGTAAAGATTCTCAAAGAATTTCCAGACTTGGAACATATGTGTGTACACAAGGGTCAATGCTCGGAT ACAGACTTCTTTCGGCTTGATGATGAGGCAATTTTACCGCTGGAGAATCTAAAGTGGGTTCATTTGAACATAACCTACTTTCATCACCCTGTGCATCTACTTTCCTGTCTTTTTGGAATAGCTCCGGCTTTGAAAACATTATTAATTTCCCGAAAGAAAGGATTCAATGGCGTTCGTGCTCAGGAATTTATCAATCTGGCTTGGAATCTTCAGCGACCATCTACAGAAACCAAAGTTTTCTTATCACGGTGTACTGCAAACGAAAAGATATGCGTCGACTGCGATCTTGTGAATTTCATCTGA